One genomic window of Metopolophium dirhodum isolate CAU chromosome 4, ASM1992520v1, whole genome shotgun sequence includes the following:
- the LOC132942422 gene encoding uncharacterized protein LOC132942422 → MEAWVLIFFISSLFSILANHSCQVPPDRSNESLSPIILLPAPSGISYESLHYPVPMDQQYQVIPLVINMGKIPLINHAVQTPIQYFAPPNNNNQRAQIYDSAQYSTDRDERLQLRRNPDTSILYSNDEQIENQPTYRGYGNDNNHPPAATATVYSETRVDGVPSSRRYSYGYKIIDGRVGGSNDRHDAPTIVGGDRPTSRNRLSGPEDGDFESTIGPGAGLRTAANGRKPDESDDRREDGPDNIPRALRPIVVKTESNTTKTELKKYYKKVTNPETPVKEAKKMENLQH, encoded by the coding sequence gttttgattttttttatctcgtCTCTTTTCTCTATACTCGCGAACCATTCTTGTCAAGTGCCACCCGACCGTAGTAACGAATCCTTAAGCCCCATCATCTTACTGCCAGCCCCGTCCGGGATCTCGTACGAATCGCTTCACTACCCAGTGCCCATGGATCAGCAGTATCAGGTAATACCACTAGTGATAAACATGGGGAAAATACCCTTGATAAATCACGCAGTCCAAACGCCCATACAATACTTCGCACCCCCCAACAACAATAACCAGCGGGCACAGATTTACGACTCTGCACAATATTCGACGGATCGAGACGAACGTCTGCAACTACGACGTAACCCGGACACATCGATATTATATTCGAATGACGAGCAAATCGAAAATCAACCGACGTACCGCGGTTatggtaatgataataatcatcCGCCAGCCGCAACTGCTACAGTTTACTCGGAAACGCGAGTCGATGGTGTGCCCTCGTCGCGGCGGTACAGTTACGGATACAAAATAATCGACGGCCGCGTTGGCGGATCAAATGACCGACATGATGCACCGACGATTGTCGGCGGTGACCGACCGACAAGCCGTAACAGATTATCGGGTCCAGAAGATGGAGATTTCGAGAGCACGATCGGCCCGGGTGCCGGATTACGAACGGCGGCCAACGGACGAAAACCCGACGAATCCGACGACCGGCGGGAAGATGGACCGGACAATATTCCCAGAGCTTTAAGACCGATAGTTGTTAAGACAGAGTCGAATACGACAAAAAccgaattgaaaaaatattacaagaagGTGACAAATCCGGAGACACCGGTCAAAGAGgcaaaaaaaatggaaaatttacaacattaa
- the LOC132942424 gene encoding cuticle protein 21-like has translation MKVFIILPLVVAMVSAGVVLTGAPVAYVASSFTSHGPVPWAYLQPYYQSAPLVAYTAPEAKVVATAPAKIVTPARTVPVAVAPAKLVAPAVPVAKVVQVVPAQFQPDPSYTFAYQVQDQITGDSKSQEETRQGDVVKGRYSLIEPDGTRRTVDYTADPTNGFNAYVQKSDVQQAVFVPSVSTDDVETIKVDTIEVEPVRYAPSGSKPLKNTLAVPETKTKTGY, from the exons ATGAAG GTATTCATCATTCTGCCCTTAGTAGTCGCAATGGTTTCAGCCGGAGTTGTTTTAACTGGCGCACCCGTGGCCTACGTTGCGTCTTCGTTCACATCGCACGGACCAGTCCCTTGGGCTTATCTGCAACCATACTACCAATCAGCACCATTGGTGGCATACACAGCACCAGAGGCCAAAGTTGTCGCCACTGCGCCGGCCAAAATCGTTACACCAGCCAGAACCGTTCCCGTCGCCGTGGCCCCAGCTAAACTTGTCGCACCGGCTGTACCCGTTGCCAAAGTCGTACAAGTCGTACCCGCTCAATTTCAACCCGATCCATCCTATACTTTCGCATACCAGGTACAGGATCAAATAACCGGCGACTCCAAGAGCCAAGAAGAAACCCGTCAAGGAGATGTCGTCAAGGGCCGATACAGTTTGATCGAACCCGATGGCACCAGGAGAACCGTAGACTACACCGCTGACCCGACAAATGGATTCAACGCGTACGTACAGAAATCAGACGTGCAACAAGCCGTGTTCGTACCATCGGTATCAACAGACGATGTAGAAACTATCAAAGTAGACACCATTGAAGTTGAACCAGTCAGGTATGCGCCCTCGGGCTCAAAACCATTGAAGAATACGCTAGCTGTGCCCGAAACCAAAACCAAAACAGGTTATTGA
- the LOC132942417 gene encoding pro-resilin-like yields MMAKRMVQTIILLTTLISFYNTVEAEDKTLIRIRREPPSNYGPPKPSRPRPVYGPPKSSGRPKPVYGPPPKPQYGPPPKSKYGPPKPNYGPPKPNYGPPKPVYGPPPKTKYGPPKPVYGPPSKPIQSYGPPKPVYGPPSGGGFKPSTSYGAPPSFSYGVPPSSSYGAPPSSSYGAPPSSSYGAPPSSSYGAPPSSSYGAPPSTNYGAPPSSSYGAPSQSQSSSYGSSSLKSFPSLTYDAPLLPSSYGAPSQPSSSYGAPSPPSSSYGAPSRPSLSYGAPTQPSSSYGAPSQPSSSYGAPSRPSSSYGAPSQPSSSYGAPSQPSSSYGVPSPPSSSYGAPSRPSSSYGAPSQPSSSYGAPSQPSSSYGAPSQPSSSYGAPSQPSSSYGAPSQPSTSYGAPSQPSSSYGAPSQPSTSYGAPSQPSSSYGAPSQPSSSYGAPSQPSSSYGAPSQPSSSYGAPSQPSSSYGAPSQPSSSYGAPSLPSSSYGAPSPPATSYGVPTNNYNEPSSSHSISITPSVSLPVPSTAYGAPSNRPSSSYDSPSKDPSSSYGTPTSGSFSSFGSSSHSNNLDSFNIGSLFNSRTQFSAPIPSITYGSPKGNGDIQGSYSSISNSVSYLEPNSHSTMVNSYGEPTNKRDSSQLSEDSFHMVSSQYNTQSPDTQTTPSNILQRRHKESLESTDSASSSNLDEKLKGKKVVVNDKLNAYLKYIAKSTQKPDIGFQAPKKTFSFNYEESPSQVNDSLASLSDNSPINHRSNEYNSEQNSSAHTYSDNQWKITESL; encoded by the exons ATGATGGCTAAACGAATGGTTCAAACA ATAATATTACTAACTACTTTAATAAGTTTCTACAACACAGTAGAAGCTGAAGATAAGACACTTATTAGAATACGAAGAGAACCGCCTTCGAATTATGGACCACCAAAACCATCAAGACCCAGACCAGTTTATGGACCACCAAAATCTAGTGGTCGGCCTAAACCAGTTTATGGTCCACCACCAAAACCTCAATATGGACCTCCACCAAAGTCAAAATACGGTCCACCCAAACCAAACTATGGACCTCCAAAACCAAATTATGGACCTCCAAAACCTGTATACGGACCACCACCAAAGACAAAATATGGACCCCCTAAACCAGTATATGGCCCTCCATCAAAACCAATACAATCTTACGGACCACCAAAACCAGTTTATGGACCACCATCTGGAGGAGGATTTAAACCTTCCACTTCATATGGAGCTCCACCATCGTTTTCATATGGAGTTCCACCATCATCTTCATATGGAGCACCTCCATCATCGTCATATGGAGCTCCACCCTCGTCTTCATATGGAGCTCCACCCTCGTCTTCATATGGAGCTCCACCGTCGTCTTCATATGGAGCTCCACCGTCAACTAATTATGGAGCTCCACCGTCATCTTCTTATGGAGCACCATCACAAAGTCAATCATCTTCATATGGATCATCTTCTTTGAAATCTTTCCCTTCTTTAACATATGATGCTCCATTGCTACCCTCTTCTTATGGCGCACCATCACAACCATCGTCGTCTTACGGCGCCCCATCTCCTCCCTCGTCATCGTACGGTGCACCATCACGACCGTCGTTATCGTACGGTGCACCCACACAACCATCGTCTTCATACGGCGCACCGTCACAACCATCGTCATCGTACGGAGCACCATCACGACCATCGTCATCATACGGAGCACCATCACAGCCATCATCATCATACGGTGCACCATCACAACCATCGTCGTCTTACGGCGTACCATCTCCTCCCTCGTCGTCGTACGGTGCACCATCACGACCCTCGTCATCATACGGCGCGCCATCACAACCATCGTCATCGTACGGAGCACCATCACAGCCATCGTCATCGTACGGGGCACCATCACAGCCATCATCATCATACGGTGCACCATCACAACCATCGTCATCGTACGGAGCACCATCACAGCCATCAACATCATACGGTGCACCATCACAACCATCGTCATCGTACGGAGCACCATCACAGCCATCAACATCATACGGTGCACCATCACAACCATCGTCATCGTACGGCGCGCCATCACAACCATCGTCATCGTACGGAGCACCATCACAGCCATCATCATCATATGGTGCACCATCACAACCATCGTCATCTTACGGCGCCCCATCACAACCATCGTCATCGTACGGGGCACCATCACAACCATCGTCATCGTACGGGGCACCATCACTACCATCGTCATCATACGGCGCCCCATCACCACCAGCAACATCTTATGGAGTACCGACAAATAACTATAACGAACCATCTTCTAGTCATTCGATTTCAATAACCCCTTCTGTTTCACTTCCCGTCCCATCAACTGCATATGGAGCACCTTCTAACAGACCTTCGTCTTCATATGACTCTCCTTCTAAAGACCCATCATCATCCTATGGAACCCCAACTTCTGGATCATTTAGTTCGTTCGGGTCTTCTTCTCATAGTAACAACTTAGATTCATTTAATATAGGAAGTTTATTTAATTCCCGTACTCAATTTAGTGCACCAATACCTTCAATTACCTATGGTTCACCTAAAGGAAATGGAGACATTCAAGGCTCTTACAGTAGTATATCAAACTCTGTTTCATATCTAGAACCAAATTCTCATTCAACAATGGTCAACTCATATGGAGAACCAACTAATAAAAGAGATTCAAGCCAATTATCAGAAGACTCATTTCATATGGTTAGCTCACAATACAACACTCAGAGTCCAGATACACAAACAACGCCGTCAAACATATTACAAAGACGCCACAAAGAATCTTTAGAAAGCACTGATAGCGCGTCGTCTTCAAATTTAGATGAAAAACTGAAGGGGAAAAAAGTAGTTGTAAACGACAAACTAAATGCGTACTTAAAATACATAGCTAAGAGTACACAAAAGCCAGATATAGGTTTTCAGGCACCTAAAAAGACTTTTAGTTTTAACTACGAAGAATCACCATCTCAAGTAAACGATAGCCTTGCTTCACTAAGTGATAATTCTCCAATTAATCATAGAAGTAATGAATATAATTCTGAACAAAATTCAAGTGCTCATACTTATTCTGACAATCAATGGAAAATCACTGAAAGTCTatga